A window of the Lactuca sativa cultivar Salinas chromosome 5, Lsat_Salinas_v11, whole genome shotgun sequence genome harbors these coding sequences:
- the LOC111906441 gene encoding auxin response factor 2B isoform X1 → MTSSEVSSKGNRDTFSSSCFSDRNDGVTDTRNGMATSGPGKADADIALYKDLWRACAGPLVTVPRENELVFYFPQGHIEQVEASTNQVADQQMPVYNLPAKILCRVVNVQLKAEPDTDEVFAQITLMPEPNQDENVVKKEPPPPPESQFRVHSFCKTLTASDTSTHGGFSVLRRHADECLPPLDMSRQPPTQELVAKDLHGSEWRFRHIFRGQPRRHLLQSGWSVFVSSKRLVAGDAFIFLRGENGELRVGVRRAMRQQPNIPSSVISSHSMHLGVLATAWHAIQTGTMFTVYYKPRTSPSEFIVPFDQYMESVKNNYSIGMRFNMRFEGEEAPEQRFTGTIVGIEEREQQRWPDSKWRYLKVRWDESSTIPRPERVSPWKIEPALVPPAINPLPVHRQKRPRSTMLPSSPDSSVLTREGPSKMGTADPSPAFSRVLQGQELSTLRPTFVDSNESDSCDRLIQWAPSVVDDEKRHHGSDRILSVGRTPESSFTDLLSGFGSTNELSTTPAPTPNESKFNLHSNPWSIMPSGLSLSLLGGGMKSNEISYQSRDVRFSAFDEYSGQHSQRGNGEQAGKWVMPPPSLTSYLQMPSHSSDVNVKPKDGNCKIFGVPLAGNRNISADAAATHQYHIFDSDQSKRLKVIDHNPSKEQDKEYQHFQQAKLQGVSVSSRSCTKVHKQGIALGRSVDLTKFNDYDELIAELDVIFEFNGELKTRNKNWLVVYTDDEGDMMLVGDDPWQEFCGMVRKIFIYTREEVQRMNPGTLNSRDEDNSSVAEGMDEKDTRKIENA, encoded by the exons ATGACATCTTCTGAGGTTTCAAGCAAAGGCAACAGAGACACGTTTTCTTCGTCTTGTTTTAGTGACAGAAATGACGGAGTTACTGATACGAGAAATGGTATGGCTACCTCCGGTCCCGGTAAAG CTGATGCGGACATAGCTCTTTATAAGGATCTATGGCGAGCATGTGCGGGTCCGCTTGTTACCGTGCCTCGCGAGAACGAACTAGTGTTCTACTTCCCTCAAGGACACATCGAACAG GTTGAGGCGTCGACAAATCAGGTGGCGGACCAACAGATGCCGGTGTATAACCTTCCGGCCAAGATACTTTGCCGTGTCGTTAACGTCCAGTTGAAG GCAGAGCCAGACACGGACGAGGTGTTCGCGCAAATTACTCTGATGCCTGAACCTAAT CAAGACGAAAATGTGGTTAAGAaggaaccaccaccaccaccagaatCACAGTTTCGTGTGCATTCTTTTTGCAAGACGCTGACTGCTTCAGATACCAGCACTCATGGTGGATTTTCAGTTCTGAGACGTCATGCTGATGAATGCCTTCCTCCATTG GACATGTCAAGGCAACCCCCAACACAGGAATTGGTGGCTAAGGATTTACATGGAAGTGAATGGCGTTTCAGGCACATATTCCGAG GTCAACCCCGAAGGCATCTGCTTCAAAGTGGTTGGAGTGTATTTGTTAGTTCAAAAAGGCTTGTAGCTGGTGATGCTTTTATATTTctaag AGGCGAAAATGGTGAACTTCGTGTAGGAGTAAGACGTGCAATGAGACAACAACCAAACATACCCTCATCCGTCATATCCAGCCACAGCATGCATCTTGGAGTCCTTGCAACAGCCTGGCATGCCATTCAAACTGGAACAATGTTCACAGTTTATTACAAACCTAG GACTAGTCCTTCAGAGTTCATTGTTCCCTTCGATCAATACATGGAATCTGTCAAGAACAATTATTCTATAGGAATGAGATTTAACATGAGGTTCGAAGGCGAAGAGGCTCCAGAGCAAAG ATTTACTGGAACTATTGTTGGGATTGAAGAACGTGAGCAACAAAGATGGCCAGATTCAAAATGGAGATACTTGAAGGTAAGATGGGATGAAAGCTCTACAATCCCTCGTCCAGAAAGAGTTTCACCATGGAAAATAGAACCTGCTCTTGTTCCTCCTGCAATCAATCCACTTCCAGTACACAGACAAAAGAGACCTCGGTCAACCATGTTGCCTTCATCACCTGATTCCTCTGTTCTCACCCGAGAAGGTCCATCAAAAATGGGGACAGCAGACCCTTCACCTGCATTCTCAAGGGTCTTGCAAGGTCAAGAATTATCGACCTTGAGACCCACTTTTGTGGACAGCAACGAATCAGATTCATGTGATAGGTTAATCCAATGGGCACCTTCTGTAGTAGATGATGAAAAACGGCATCATGGGTCAGATAGAATTTTATCTGTTGGGAGAACTCCAGAGTCATCTTTCACAGATCTGTTATCAGGTTTCGGGTCTACAAACGAATTGTCTACTACACCTGCACCTACACCTAACGAATCAAAGTTCAACTTACATTCAAATCCATGGTCCATTATGCCATCCGGTTTATCCCTCAGTTTGTTGGGTGGTGGCATGAAAAGCAATGAAATTTCATATCAAAGCCGAGATGTTAGGTTTAGTGCTTTTGACGAGTATTCCGGTCAACATAGTCAAAGGGGAAACGGAGAGCAGGCTGGTAAGTGGGTGATGCCTCCGCCATCTCTTACTTCGTATCTCCAGATGCCTTCTCATTCCAGTGATGTGAATGTGAAACCAAAAGATGGAAACTGTAAAATATTTGGGGTGCCACTTGCTGGTAACAGAAACATATCAGCAGATGCAGCAGCAACACATCAATACCACATATTTGATTCTGATCAATCCAAGCGTTTGAAAGTCATCGATCATAATCCATCTAAAGAGCAAGATAAAGAATACCAACATTTCCAACAAGCGAAACTCCAAGGTGTTTCTGTTTCTTCAAGAAGTTGTACAAag GTTCACAAACAAGGGATTGCTCTTGGCAGATCTGTGGATCTTACTAAATTTAACGACTACGATGAACTGATTGCTGAACTGGACGTTATATTTGAATTCAACGGGGAACTAAAGACACGCAACAAGAACTGGCTGGTTGTATATACAGATGATGAAGGTGACATGATGCTTGTTGGAGATGATCCGTGGCA GGAATTCTGTGGGATGGTTAGGAAGATCTTCATCTACACCAGAGAAGAGGTTCAGAGAATGAATCCGGGGACTTTAAATTCAAGAGACGAAGACAATTCATCGGTAGCAGAAGGCATGGACGAAAAAGACACAAGGAAAATCGAAAACGCATAA
- the LOC111906441 gene encoding auxin response factor 2B isoform X2 yields the protein MTSSEVSSKGNRDTFSSSCFSDRNDGVTDTRNADADIALYKDLWRACAGPLVTVPRENELVFYFPQGHIEQVEASTNQVADQQMPVYNLPAKILCRVVNVQLKAEPDTDEVFAQITLMPEPNQDENVVKKEPPPPPESQFRVHSFCKTLTASDTSTHGGFSVLRRHADECLPPLDMSRQPPTQELVAKDLHGSEWRFRHIFRGQPRRHLLQSGWSVFVSSKRLVAGDAFIFLRGENGELRVGVRRAMRQQPNIPSSVISSHSMHLGVLATAWHAIQTGTMFTVYYKPRTSPSEFIVPFDQYMESVKNNYSIGMRFNMRFEGEEAPEQRFTGTIVGIEEREQQRWPDSKWRYLKVRWDESSTIPRPERVSPWKIEPALVPPAINPLPVHRQKRPRSTMLPSSPDSSVLTREGPSKMGTADPSPAFSRVLQGQELSTLRPTFVDSNESDSCDRLIQWAPSVVDDEKRHHGSDRILSVGRTPESSFTDLLSGFGSTNELSTTPAPTPNESKFNLHSNPWSIMPSGLSLSLLGGGMKSNEISYQSRDVRFSAFDEYSGQHSQRGNGEQAGKWVMPPPSLTSYLQMPSHSSDVNVKPKDGNCKIFGVPLAGNRNISADAAATHQYHIFDSDQSKRLKVIDHNPSKEQDKEYQHFQQAKLQGVSVSSRSCTKVHKQGIALGRSVDLTKFNDYDELIAELDVIFEFNGELKTRNKNWLVVYTDDEGDMMLVGDDPWQEFCGMVRKIFIYTREEVQRMNPGTLNSRDEDNSSVAEGMDEKDTRKIENA from the exons ATGACATCTTCTGAGGTTTCAAGCAAAGGCAACAGAGACACGTTTTCTTCGTCTTGTTTTAGTGACAGAAATGACGGAGTTACTGATACGAGAAATG CTGATGCGGACATAGCTCTTTATAAGGATCTATGGCGAGCATGTGCGGGTCCGCTTGTTACCGTGCCTCGCGAGAACGAACTAGTGTTCTACTTCCCTCAAGGACACATCGAACAG GTTGAGGCGTCGACAAATCAGGTGGCGGACCAACAGATGCCGGTGTATAACCTTCCGGCCAAGATACTTTGCCGTGTCGTTAACGTCCAGTTGAAG GCAGAGCCAGACACGGACGAGGTGTTCGCGCAAATTACTCTGATGCCTGAACCTAAT CAAGACGAAAATGTGGTTAAGAaggaaccaccaccaccaccagaatCACAGTTTCGTGTGCATTCTTTTTGCAAGACGCTGACTGCTTCAGATACCAGCACTCATGGTGGATTTTCAGTTCTGAGACGTCATGCTGATGAATGCCTTCCTCCATTG GACATGTCAAGGCAACCCCCAACACAGGAATTGGTGGCTAAGGATTTACATGGAAGTGAATGGCGTTTCAGGCACATATTCCGAG GTCAACCCCGAAGGCATCTGCTTCAAAGTGGTTGGAGTGTATTTGTTAGTTCAAAAAGGCTTGTAGCTGGTGATGCTTTTATATTTctaag AGGCGAAAATGGTGAACTTCGTGTAGGAGTAAGACGTGCAATGAGACAACAACCAAACATACCCTCATCCGTCATATCCAGCCACAGCATGCATCTTGGAGTCCTTGCAACAGCCTGGCATGCCATTCAAACTGGAACAATGTTCACAGTTTATTACAAACCTAG GACTAGTCCTTCAGAGTTCATTGTTCCCTTCGATCAATACATGGAATCTGTCAAGAACAATTATTCTATAGGAATGAGATTTAACATGAGGTTCGAAGGCGAAGAGGCTCCAGAGCAAAG ATTTACTGGAACTATTGTTGGGATTGAAGAACGTGAGCAACAAAGATGGCCAGATTCAAAATGGAGATACTTGAAGGTAAGATGGGATGAAAGCTCTACAATCCCTCGTCCAGAAAGAGTTTCACCATGGAAAATAGAACCTGCTCTTGTTCCTCCTGCAATCAATCCACTTCCAGTACACAGACAAAAGAGACCTCGGTCAACCATGTTGCCTTCATCACCTGATTCCTCTGTTCTCACCCGAGAAGGTCCATCAAAAATGGGGACAGCAGACCCTTCACCTGCATTCTCAAGGGTCTTGCAAGGTCAAGAATTATCGACCTTGAGACCCACTTTTGTGGACAGCAACGAATCAGATTCATGTGATAGGTTAATCCAATGGGCACCTTCTGTAGTAGATGATGAAAAACGGCATCATGGGTCAGATAGAATTTTATCTGTTGGGAGAACTCCAGAGTCATCTTTCACAGATCTGTTATCAGGTTTCGGGTCTACAAACGAATTGTCTACTACACCTGCACCTACACCTAACGAATCAAAGTTCAACTTACATTCAAATCCATGGTCCATTATGCCATCCGGTTTATCCCTCAGTTTGTTGGGTGGTGGCATGAAAAGCAATGAAATTTCATATCAAAGCCGAGATGTTAGGTTTAGTGCTTTTGACGAGTATTCCGGTCAACATAGTCAAAGGGGAAACGGAGAGCAGGCTGGTAAGTGGGTGATGCCTCCGCCATCTCTTACTTCGTATCTCCAGATGCCTTCTCATTCCAGTGATGTGAATGTGAAACCAAAAGATGGAAACTGTAAAATATTTGGGGTGCCACTTGCTGGTAACAGAAACATATCAGCAGATGCAGCAGCAACACATCAATACCACATATTTGATTCTGATCAATCCAAGCGTTTGAAAGTCATCGATCATAATCCATCTAAAGAGCAAGATAAAGAATACCAACATTTCCAACAAGCGAAACTCCAAGGTGTTTCTGTTTCTTCAAGAAGTTGTACAAag GTTCACAAACAAGGGATTGCTCTTGGCAGATCTGTGGATCTTACTAAATTTAACGACTACGATGAACTGATTGCTGAACTGGACGTTATATTTGAATTCAACGGGGAACTAAAGACACGCAACAAGAACTGGCTGGTTGTATATACAGATGATGAAGGTGACATGATGCTTGTTGGAGATGATCCGTGGCA GGAATTCTGTGGGATGGTTAGGAAGATCTTCATCTACACCAGAGAAGAGGTTCAGAGAATGAATCCGGGGACTTTAAATTCAAGAGACGAAGACAATTCATCGGTAGCAGAAGGCATGGACGAAAAAGACACAAGGAAAATCGAAAACGCATAA